The uncultured Fusobacterium sp. genome includes a window with the following:
- a CDS encoding adenosylcobinamide amidohydrolase, translated as MIKNLRCGDKIYNYNKSIIVKFVGRRAVLSTGVINGGYSENLTAIFNNDAKSSPGMGCILKAPTYKEHMEILSKELGLDPEYTSGLGTAADMENVSIIEEKYEELSVTALVTGGIETNGGRVGDPASYVERNGKTEPVKNGTINIIVSIDGNLPPRTLTRALITITEAKTAAIQELLEGSKYSSGIATGSGTDGVIVYSNLENENIYNDAGKHSKLGELLGRAVKKAVKEALAKQSNLTPETQKSVFRRGRRYGINLENIWSSYVEKNPEKFEKKLEWIEVLEKLEKEEEIVSLTSLYIHLLDQLEWKLLSKKIVKQHCSQIKKMIMESLGLNIEKIEEEDNLIESYKDIFVKYMEEKWV; from the coding sequence ATGATAAAAAATTTGAGATGTGGGGATAAAATTTACAATTATAATAAAAGTATAATAGTAAAATTTGTAGGAAGAAGAGCTGTATTAAGTACAGGAGTAATAAATGGAGGGTATAGTGAAAATTTAACAGCAATCTTCAATAATGATGCTAAAAGTTCTCCAGGAATGGGATGTATTTTAAAAGCTCCGACTTATAAAGAACATATGGAAATTCTCTCTAAAGAATTAGGATTAGATCCAGAATATACAAGTGGACTTGGAACAGCAGCAGATATGGAAAATGTGAGTATTATAGAGGAAAAATATGAAGAACTTAGTGTAACTGCCTTAGTTACTGGTGGAATAGAAACAAATGGTGGGCGTGTTGGTGATCCAGCTTCATATGTAGAAAGAAATGGAAAAACTGAACCAGTAAAAAATGGGACAATAAATATAATTGTAAGTATTGATGGAAATCTTCCACCAAGAACTTTAACTAGAGCATTAATAACAATAACTGAAGCTAAAACAGCCGCAATTCAAGAATTATTAGAAGGAAGTAAATATTCTTCTGGAATAGCAACAGGGTCAGGAACAGATGGAGTGATTGTATACAGTAATTTAGAAAATGAAAATATATATAATGATGCAGGAAAACACTCTAAATTAGGGGAACTTTTAGGAAGAGCAGTAAAAAAAGCAGTGAAAGAAGCGTTAGCAAAACAATCTAATTTAACTCCAGAAACCCAAAAGTCAGTTTTTAGAAGGGGAAGAAGATATGGAATAAATTTAGAAAATATTTGGAGTTCATATGTAGAAAAAAATCCAGAAAAATTTGAAAAAAAATTAGAATGGATAGAGGTATTAGAAAAATTAGAAAAAGAGGAAGAAATAGTTTCTTTAACCTCACTTTATATACATTTGTTAGATCAATTAGAATGGAAACTTTTAAGTAAAAAAATAGTAAAACAACATTGTTCACAAATAAAAAAAATGATAATGGAAAGTTTAGGTTTAAATATTGAAAAAATTGAAGAGGAAGATAATTTAATTGAAAGTTATAAAGATATATTTGTAAAATATATGGAAGAAAAATGGGTGTGA
- a CDS encoding AAA family ATPase, whose translation MTKKLMYPFTAIVGQEKMKEALILNIINPSLGGVLIRGEKGTAKSTLVRGLADLMEDREESNCEFHCNPLKINEMCNECLEKYKNNEKIETHIGKMKVINLPISATEDRVVGTLDIEYAIKTGEKKFEKGILANANRNILYVDEINLLDDHIVDVLLDSAAMGINTIEREGISFSHPAKFILVGTMNPEEGDLRPQLLDRFGLVVDVIGEKDTLRRVEVIKRRLRFEENPVKFIKEYENQEKKLREKIEKAKERLKNIKCSDEMYEIAAKIAIALEVDGHRADISIIKTAKTIAAFDERIEVTKNDMLKAAVMCLPHRMRKTPFEDGILEESRIEKLIDEM comes from the coding sequence ATGACTAAAAAATTGATGTATCCATTTACGGCTATAGTAGGACAAGAAAAAATGAAAGAAGCATTGATTTTGAATATAATAAATCCAAGTTTAGGTGGAGTATTAATAAGAGGAGAAAAAGGAACTGCAAAATCTACTTTAGTGAGGGGATTGGCAGATTTAATGGAAGATAGAGAGGAAAGTAATTGTGAGTTTCATTGTAATCCATTAAAAATAAATGAAATGTGTAATGAATGTTTAGAAAAATATAAGAATAATGAAAAGATAGAAACTCATATTGGAAAAATGAAAGTTATCAATTTACCAATTAGTGCTACAGAAGATAGAGTTGTCGGAACTTTAGATATAGAATATGCAATAAAAACAGGAGAGAAAAAATTTGAAAAGGGAATATTAGCTAATGCAAATAGAAATATATTGTATGTAGATGAAATAAATCTTTTAGATGATCATATAGTTGATGTTTTATTAGATTCAGCAGCTATGGGAATAAATACCATTGAAAGAGAAGGAATATCTTTTTCACATCCAGCAAAATTTATTTTAGTTGGAACAATGAATCCAGAAGAAGGAGATTTGAGACCACAATTATTAGATAGATTTGGTTTAGTTGTAGATGTAATTGGGGAAAAGGATACTTTAAGAAGGGTTGAAGTAATAAAGAGAAGATTGAGATTTGAAGAAAATCCAGTAAAATTTATAAAAGAGTATGAGAATCAAGAAAAAAAATTGAGAGAAAAAATAGAAAAAGCTAAAGAAAGATTAAAAAATATAAAATGTAGTGATGAAATGTATGAAATAGCAGCTAAAATAGCAATTGCATTAGAAGTTGATGGACATAGAGCGGATATTAGTATAATAAAAACAGCTAAAACAATAGCTGCTTTTGACGAAAGAATTGAAGTAACTAAAAATGATATGTTAAAAGCAGCAGTGATGTGTTTACCACATAGAATGAGAAAAACTCCATTTGAAGATGGAATATTAGAAGAAAGTAGAATTGAAAAATTGATAGATGAAATGTAG
- a CDS encoding iron ABC transporter permease → MKKTKLIFLFTLLLLIVILFSLFYGSVKVPIDEIIKIILNKFLGLNLPIEKKSYISIVYHVRFPRVLTAVIVGGALGISGCAMQSLLKNPIADSGIVGISSGASLGAVIAIALGLTGKYLFAMPLLSITFALVVATIVYRLASLKGRSDNLLLILSGIAISSFVGAITSMILTGLMDEQAKEYIFWSVGSLSGRRWEHFNFAVFPIIILSIILMYYGKELNILLLGDEEAKSLGIDIKILRRKILTIISIITSISVCVSGSIGFVGLIVPHILRRIMGADNRYLLKASFLAGAFFLTLCDLVSRIVFSPKELGVGIVTAIIGAPYFIYLIVKIRKGGKSL, encoded by the coding sequence ATGAAAAAAACAAAATTAATTTTTTTATTTACATTATTATTACTAATAGTAATTTTGTTTTCATTATTTTATGGAAGTGTTAAAGTTCCAATAGATGAAATTATAAAGATTATACTAAATAAGTTTTTAGGTTTAAATTTACCAATTGAAAAGAAAAGTTATATTTCTATAGTGTATCATGTAAGATTTCCTAGAGTATTAACAGCTGTAATTGTAGGAGGAGCTTTAGGTATTAGTGGATGTGCTATGCAAAGCTTACTTAAAAATCCAATAGCAGATTCAGGAATAGTCGGAATTTCTAGTGGAGCAAGTTTAGGAGCAGTTATAGCAATTGCACTAGGCTTAACAGGTAAATATTTATTTGCTATGCCACTTTTATCAATAACATTCGCTTTAGTAGTGGCTACTATTGTATATAGATTAGCTTCTTTAAAAGGAAGAAGTGATAATTTACTATTAATTTTGTCTGGAATAGCTATAAGTAGTTTTGTAGGAGCTATAACTTCAATGATACTTACAGGATTGATGGATGAACAAGCAAAAGAGTATATATTTTGGTCTGTGGGAAGTTTAAGTGGAAGAAGATGGGAACATTTTAACTTTGCAGTATTTCCAATAATTATTTTATCAATAATTTTAATGTATTATGGAAAGGAATTGAATATACTACTTTTAGGTGATGAAGAAGCAAAATCTTTGGGAATAGATATAAAAATTTTAAGAAGAAAGATATTAACAATAATTTCTATAATTACATCTATTTCAGTATGTGTAAGTGGAAGTATTGGTTTTGTAGGGTTAATTGTTCCTCATATTTTAAGAAGAATAATGGGAGCAGATAACAGATATCTTTTAAAAGCCTCTTTTTTAGCTGGAGCTTTTTTTCTAACACTTTGTGATTTGGTTTCAAGGATAGTATTTTCTCCAAAAGAATTAGGAGTAGGAATAGTTACAGCTATAATAGGAGCTCCATATTTTATTTATTTAATTGTAAAAATAAGAAAGGGAGGAAAAAGCTTGTGA
- the cobN gene encoding cobaltochelatase subunit CobN: MFNIIIITSMYDNMYELKKTCNKLEIEVSDIKFNFFDAYNLDNDEKEYNKLLKLSENTRFVYMLLHGGVSNFKKFLEYREKFKEKIAFFIHSTIEDEIREFSKDRILSELDREKLEKYYILGGEKNYRNMFLYSRNLFSKIKYQIEEYEYPKFEGIYWNNDVIENFEEFKRDIAKNENVVGLLFHARDWQSKKIEVVNSFIENIKKEGGTPFPVFTNCIPDKNLKSRGSKWVLENYFKLGDKVIPKVIINLLGYSQSIFNEPGDGSEVVEKSIFEELDIPIIQTMTTYQSRKQWEEDIRGLDTMSLTTGVYYPEFDGQIISTTCCTQEIVEDEYGKRNIFLPIENRVNKISRMAMGWVKLAMKKNEDKKVAIILHNMPPRNDMIGCAFGLDTPNSVYNMVEEFSKIGIKKEYDFKNGDDIIQRIIKGVSNDQKWLSVEKVLEKSIDKIGKEKYKKWFKELEIKVQEKMEKQWGKAPGDFMVFDEVLPVPGILNGNMFIGLQPARGNIAKADEMYHNTDILMPHQYYSFYKWIKEEFKADVIYHVGTHGTLEWLPGKEIGLSRKCCPDFCLDDIPHLYDYSVNVTGEGLQAKRRSNAVLISYMIPALTLAGEYEEIEELDELIKQYYQAENSKDRKLEEIKNSIVNKVFNYKYDLDLKLTREEIEKDYKKFINQLHSYIEELKSSVIKDGLHILGEKPTGERYITLVQALMRLDNKGMMSAEKSVAKAMGIDIEELEREPYNLNIDGKTNLMLRDEIRNITTSIIRNILEKKDLNLDYDIKDDSYIEKLKKNIVERVIPKLEEVTRELISTRKGVEGKFILPGQSGCPTRGNIDILPTGTNFYSIDPNKIPSRAAWKTGVMLAEDLLRRYLEDEGKLPENIAMLIYGGETMKTYGDDIAEALYLMGVKPVWLNNGDRVIGLEVIPYEELKRPRIDVTFRITGLFRDTFPILIKLLEEAVNLVSQLDEDENINYLKKSINKDMKKLIEEGCNAKEAEQKAKMRIFGCPPGTYGAGVGVLINSQKWETREDLGKAYVNWSSHAYGKDYHGIKVENIFIERMKNTQVTIKNESSVEIDMLESDDYYTYHGGLVAAVKYASGKNPQSYSGDASDPNKTKIRNLKEETARIMRARILNPKWFDGLKRHGYKGAQEVGFMVDIFFGWDATSEIAEDWMYDRITETYIENEKNREWIKNSNPHALMNMAERLLEANQRNMWNASKEKIDALQKIYLDIEGDIEDYED, from the coding sequence ATGTTTAATATAATAATAATAACTTCAATGTATGATAATATGTATGAATTAAAAAAAACTTGTAATAAGTTAGAAATAGAAGTTTCAGATATTAAATTTAATTTTTTTGATGCTTATAATTTAGATAATGATGAGAAAGAATATAATAAATTATTAAAGTTAAGTGAAAATACTAGATTTGTTTATATGCTTCTTCATGGTGGAGTATCAAATTTTAAAAAATTTTTAGAGTATAGAGAAAAATTTAAGGAAAAGATAGCATTTTTTATTCATTCAACTATAGAAGATGAAATAAGAGAATTTAGTAAGGATAGAATTTTATCAGAATTAGATAGAGAAAAATTAGAAAAATATTATATTTTAGGTGGAGAAAAGAATTATAGAAATATGTTTCTTTATTCTAGAAATTTATTTTCTAAAATTAAATATCAAATAGAGGAGTATGAATATCCAAAGTTTGAAGGTATTTATTGGAATAATGATGTTATAGAAAATTTTGAAGAATTTAAAAGAGATATTGCTAAAAATGAGAATGTAGTAGGGCTATTATTTCATGCCAGAGATTGGCAAAGTAAAAAAATAGAAGTAGTTAATTCATTTATAGAGAATATAAAAAAAGAAGGAGGAACTCCTTTTCCAGTATTTACCAACTGTATTCCAGATAAAAATTTAAAATCAAGAGGAAGTAAATGGGTTTTAGAAAATTATTTCAAACTTGGAGATAAAGTAATACCTAAGGTAATAATAAATCTTTTGGGCTATTCTCAAAGTATTTTTAATGAACCAGGAGATGGAAGTGAAGTTGTAGAAAAGAGTATATTTGAAGAGTTAGATATCCCAATCATTCAAACTATGACAACATATCAAAGTAGAAAACAGTGGGAAGAAGATATAAGAGGTTTAGATACTATGTCTCTTACTACAGGAGTATATTATCCAGAATTTGATGGACAGATAATATCAACAACGTGTTGTACTCAAGAAATAGTAGAAGATGAGTATGGAAAAAGAAATATTTTTCTTCCTATTGAAAATAGAGTAAATAAAATAAGTAGAATGGCAATGGGATGGGTAAAATTAGCTATGAAAAAAAATGAAGATAAAAAAGTAGCTATAATTTTACATAATATGCCTCCAAGAAACGATATGATTGGTTGTGCTTTTGGATTAGATACACCTAATTCAGTTTATAATATGGTTGAAGAGTTTTCAAAAATAGGAATAAAAAAGGAATATGATTTTAAAAATGGAGATGATATAATTCAAAGAATTATAAAAGGTGTTTCAAATGATCAAAAATGGCTTTCTGTAGAAAAGGTTTTAGAAAAAAGTATAGATAAAATTGGAAAAGAAAAATATAAAAAATGGTTTAAAGAATTAGAAATAAAAGTACAAGAAAAAATGGAAAAACAATGGGGAAAAGCTCCAGGAGATTTTATGGTATTTGATGAAGTTTTACCCGTTCCAGGTATTTTAAATGGAAATATGTTTATAGGATTACAACCTGCTAGAGGAAATATAGCTAAAGCTGATGAAATGTATCATAATACAGATATTTTAATGCCGCATCAATATTATTCTTTTTACAAATGGATAAAAGAAGAATTTAAAGCAGATGTAATATATCATGTGGGAACTCATGGAACTTTGGAATGGTTACCAGGAAAAGAAATAGGACTAAGTAGAAAATGTTGTCCTGATTTTTGTTTAGATGACATACCACATCTATATGATTATTCAGTAAATGTTACAGGAGAAGGGCTACAAGCAAAGAGAAGAAGTAACGCTGTTTTAATTTCATATATGATTCCAGCTTTAACTTTAGCAGGAGAGTATGAAGAGATTGAAGAATTAGATGAGCTTATAAAACAATATTATCAAGCAGAAAATTCAAAAGATAGAAAATTAGAGGAAATAAAAAATAGTATTGTAAATAAAGTTTTTAATTATAAATATGATTTAGATTTAAAATTAACAAGAGAGGAAATAGAAAAAGATTATAAAAAATTTATAAATCAACTTCATTCCTATATAGAGGAATTAAAATCTTCTGTTATAAAAGATGGATTACACATTTTAGGAGAAAAGCCAACAGGGGAAAGATATATAACTTTGGTTCAAGCATTGATGAGGTTAGATAATAAGGGAATGATGTCAGCAGAGAAAAGTGTAGCAAAAGCAATGGGAATTGATATAGAAGAATTAGAGAGAGAACCTTATAATTTAAATATTGATGGAAAGACGAATCTTATGCTTAGAGATGAGATAAGAAACATAACAACTTCAATTATACGAAATATTTTAGAAAAAAAAGATTTAAATTTAGATTATGATATAAAAGATGATAGTTATATAGAAAAACTTAAAAAAAATATAGTTGAAAGAGTTATCCCTAAGTTAGAAGAAGTAACTAGAGAGTTGATTAGTACTAGAAAGGGAGTAGAAGGAAAATTTATTTTACCTGGTCAATCTGGTTGTCCAACAAGAGGAAATATAGATATATTACCAACAGGGACAAATTTTTATTCAATTGATCCTAATAAAATTCCTTCAAGAGCTGCTTGGAAAACAGGAGTTATGTTAGCAGAAGATCTCTTGAGAAGATATCTTGAAGATGAAGGAAAATTACCAGAAAATATAGCTATGTTAATATATGGTGGTGAAACAATGAAAACTTATGGAGATGACATAGCGGAAGCCTTATATTTAATGGGAGTAAAACCAGTATGGTTAAATAATGGAGATAGAGTAATTGGCTTGGAGGTAATACCTTATGAAGAGTTAAAAAGACCTCGTATTGATGTAACTTTTAGAATAACTGGACTTTTTAGAGATACATTTCCTATTTTGATAAAATTATTAGAGGAAGCTGTAAATTTAGTTTCTCAATTAGATGAGGATGAAAATATAAATTATTTGAAAAAAAGTATAAATAAAGATATGAAAAAATTAATAGAAGAGGGATGTAATGCTAAAGAGGCAGAACAAAAAGCTAAAATGAGAATTTTTGGATGCCCTCCAGGTACATATGGAGCTGGAGTAGGAGTACTAATAAATTCACAAAAATGGGAAACAAGAGAGGATTTAGGAAAAGCTTATGTAAATTGGAGTAGCCATGCTTATGGAAAAGATTACCATGGCATAAAAGTTGAAAACATATTTATAGAAAGAATGAAAAATACACAAGTAACCATAAAAAATGAAAGTTCAGTTGAAATAGATATGTTAGAAAGTGATGATTATTATACTTATCATGGAGGTTTAGTAGCTGCAGTTAAGTATGCTAGTGGAAAAAACCCACAATCTTATAGTGGAGATGCAAGTGATCCAAATAAAACTAAGATAAGAAATTTAAAGGAAGAAACTGCTAGAATAATGAGAGCAAGAATATTAAATCCAAAATGGTTTGATGGTTTAAAAAGACATGGATATAAAGGAGCTCAAGAAGTGGGATTTATGGTGGATATATTCTTTGGATGGGATGCTACTTCAGAAATAGCAGAAGATTGGATGTATGATAGAATAACAGAAACTTATATAGAGAATGAAAAAAATAGAGAATGGATTAAAAATAGTAATCCTCATGCTCTAATGAATATGGCTGAACGTTTATTAGAAGCTAATCAAAGAAATATGTGGAATGCTTCAAAAGAAAAAATAGATGCTTTACAAAAAATATATTTAGATATTGAGGGAGATATAGAAGATTATGAAGATTAA
- a CDS encoding radical SAM protein has product MKIKGEIKYLVLWIASDCNLKCKYCYALPNFSHKMMSFETAKRAIESCNTKKFTLILAGGEPIMNFSLIEKVYQYLKAEEYDCKIGLQTNGTLITKEIAEKLSKMNINIGISFDASFKINDFYRGETKKLIDAIEYFKENKKQINLNCVITDKSIKELEHFIEIAYYFENIDGIGLDLIRVGERAQKEGIQVASNSDIYNYLKKAYIRSKEIRKLVGREVKIREIEEIRYRKNNNCNVSSYCYSSLGQAMVISEKGDIYPCSSLVGNKEYYMGNIFDEKEIEIKKLSSGKKENCYKCKYNKFCKGYCPSRMIYNKEEAEDKDCILRKSIFKILEEEEIND; this is encoded by the coding sequence ATGAAGATTAAAGGGGAGATAAAGTATCTTGTTTTATGGATAGCTAGTGATTGTAATTTAAAATGTAAATATTGTTATGCTTTACCTAATTTTTCTCATAAAATGATGAGTTTTGAGACAGCTAAAAGAGCCATAGAAAGTTGTAATACTAAAAAATTTACTTTAATATTAGCAGGTGGGGAACCAATAATGAATTTTTCTCTAATAGAGAAAGTGTATCAGTATCTAAAAGCTGAAGAATATGATTGTAAAATAGGATTACAAACAAATGGTACTTTAATAACAAAAGAGATAGCAGAAAAATTAAGTAAGATGAATATAAATATAGGAATTAGTTTTGATGCTAGTTTCAAAATAAATGATTTTTATAGGGGAGAAACTAAGAAATTAATAGATGCAATAGAATATTTTAAAGAAAATAAAAAACAAATAAATTTAAATTGTGTAATAACTGATAAAAGTATAAAAGAATTAGAGCATTTTATAGAAATAGCATATTATTTTGAAAATATAGATGGAATAGGACTTGATTTAATAAGAGTTGGAGAAAGAGCACAAAAAGAAGGTATACAAGTTGCTTCAAATAGTGACATTTACAATTATTTGAAAAAAGCTTATATAAGATCTAAAGAAATAAGAAAATTAGTAGGAAGAGAAGTAAAAATAAGAGAAATAGAAGAAATAAGATATAGAAAAAATAATAATTGTAATGTAAGTAGTTATTGTTATAGTTCTTTAGGACAGGCAATGGTAATTTCAGAAAAAGGGGATATTTATCCATGTAGTTCTTTAGTAGGGAATAAAGAGTATTATATGGGAAATATATTTGATGAAAAAGAGATAGAAATAAAAAAATTATCTTCTGGAAAAAAAGAAAATTGTTATAAATGTAAATATAATAAATTTTGTAAGGGGTATTGTCCATCTAGAATGATATATAATAAGGAAGAAGCAGAAGATAAAGATTGTATATTAAGAAAAAGTATTTTTAAAATATTAGAGGAGGAGGAAATAAATGACTAA
- a CDS encoding ABC transporter ATP-binding protein yields MSDFNLEVKNLTYKIINRDILKNINFQIKKGEIVGIIGPNGSGKTTLLKTLNGINEEIQGEIRWNGKKIKEYSKKELARHIAFMNQNTNVGFDFPCIDVVVLGRYPYLERFEEYSKDDIKKAEFYMEKTNTLKFKNRMITELSGGERQRVLFAKILTQESDLILLDEPTASLDMKYEEEIFSIISNLKEQNKSIIAVIHNLRVAIKYCTRLILLFNGEIVADDIPENVITEENLKNIYGVETKVYKNQYNQELDFCIL; encoded by the coding sequence GTGAGTGACTTTAATTTAGAGGTAAAAAATTTAACCTACAAAATTATAAATAGAGATATTTTAAAGAATATAAATTTTCAAATAAAAAAAGGGGAAATAGTAGGGATAATTGGTCCTAATGGTTCTGGGAAAACAACTCTTTTAAAAACTTTAAATGGAATAAACGAAGAAATTCAAGGTGAAATAAGATGGAATGGGAAAAAAATAAAGGAGTATTCTAAAAAAGAGTTAGCTAGACATATAGCCTTTATGAATCAAAATACTAATGTGGGATTTGATTTTCCATGTATAGATGTAGTTGTATTAGGAAGATATCCTTACTTGGAAAGATTTGAAGAGTACTCTAAGGATGATATAAAAAAAGCAGAATTTTATATGGAAAAGACAAATACTTTAAAGTTTAAGAATAGAATGATAACAGAACTCTCTGGAGGTGAAAGACAAAGAGTATTATTTGCAAAAATTTTGACACAAGAAAGTGATCTTATCTTGTTAGATGAACCTACAGCAAGTCTAGATATGAAATATGAAGAAGAAATTTTTTCAATAATTTCAAATTTAAAAGAGCAAAATAAAAGCATAATAGCAGTAATACATAATTTAAGAGTAGCTATTAAGTATTGTACAAGACTTATCTTGTTATTTAATGGAGAGATAGTGGCAGATGATATTCCAGAAAATGTAATTACTGAAGAAAATTTAAAAAATATTTATGGAGTAGAAACCAAAGTATATAAAAACCAGTATAATCAAGAGTTAGATTTTTGTATTTTATAA
- a CDS encoding ABC transporter substrate-binding protein yields the protein MKRIFIVFFILFTSLLANESKDYNYKRVASLTLSGDEMILSLIESNRIVGLCGAINEEKDMSNVWEKAGKYPKIESNIEVLAELEPDFVIAADWMKKEVIAQIEELGAKLFIYKTPKNFEEQKKLILELSNYLEVPDKGKIIVKNMDNRLKKLQTQISKVKTHTPKIMIYTSFESTSGKNTTFDSMVELIGGENIAKTAGIIGSEQISKEKVIELNPEIIIIPLWNNHINSEEFIEFVKNDESFKEVRAVKENKVYVLLHKKLAPTSQYMIDGIEELGRKIYNLESEKL from the coding sequence ATGAAAAGAATTTTTATTGTCTTTTTTATACTATTTACTTCACTTTTAGCTAATGAAAGTAAAGATTATAATTATAAAAGAGTAGCAAGTTTAACTTTAAGTGGAGATGAGATGATATTAAGTCTAATTGAAAGTAATAGAATAGTAGGTTTATGTGGAGCAATAAATGAAGAGAAAGATATGTCAAATGTTTGGGAAAAAGCTGGAAAATATCCAAAAATTGAGAGTAATATTGAAGTTTTAGCAGAATTGGAACCAGACTTTGTAATAGCAGCTGATTGGATGAAAAAAGAGGTTATAGCTCAAATAGAGGAATTAGGAGCTAAACTTTTTATATATAAAACACCTAAAAACTTTGAAGAACAAAAAAAATTGATTTTAGAATTATCAAATTATTTAGAGGTTCCAGATAAAGGAAAAATTATTGTTAAGAATATGGATAATAGATTAAAAAAATTACAAACACAGATATCTAAAGTAAAGACACATACCCCTAAAATAATGATATATACATCTTTTGAATCAACAAGTGGAAAAAATACAACATTTGATAGTATGGTGGAATTAATTGGTGGAGAAAATATTGCAAAGACAGCTGGAATAATTGGTAGTGAACAAATTTCAAAAGAAAAGGTAATAGAATTAAATCCTGAAATTATTATAATTCCATTATGGAATAATCATATTAATAGTGAAGAATTTATAGAATTTGTAAAAAATGATGAAAGTTTTAAAGAAGTTCGAGCAGTAAAGGAAAATAAAGTATATGTTTTGTTACATAAAAAATTAGCTCCAACATCTCAATATATGATAGATGGAATAGAGGAGTTAGGAAGAAAAATATATAACTTAGAGAGTGAGAAATTATGA